A region of Plantactinospora sp. BC1 DNA encodes the following proteins:
- a CDS encoding MBL fold metallo-hydrolase, with amino-acid sequence MAARIDHAVTSGTFSLDGQTFDVENNVWVVGDDAECVVIDAPHDVDAILAAVGDRRVRAILATHAHDDHVRVAPALAEATGAQVLLHPADRVLWDMVHPEVPPGGELADGQSIEVAGTTLEVRHTPGHSPGACSLYAPSLGAVFTGDTLFQGGPGATGRSYSDFGTIVESIRRRLLSLPPETVVHTGHGASTTIGAEAPHLDEWLARGH; translated from the coding sequence ATGGCGGCCCGCATCGACCACGCGGTCACCTCGGGCACCTTCTCTCTCGACGGTCAGACCTTCGACGTGGAGAACAACGTCTGGGTGGTCGGCGACGACGCCGAGTGCGTGGTGATCGACGCGCCGCACGACGTGGACGCGATCCTGGCGGCGGTCGGTGACCGGCGGGTGCGGGCGATCCTGGCCACGCACGCGCACGACGACCACGTACGCGTCGCGCCGGCACTGGCCGAGGCGACCGGTGCCCAGGTGCTGCTGCACCCGGCCGACCGGGTGCTCTGGGACATGGTGCACCCGGAGGTGCCGCCGGGCGGTGAACTGGCCGACGGGCAGTCGATCGAGGTCGCCGGCACCACGCTGGAGGTCCGGCACACCCCCGGGCACAGCCCGGGAGCATGCTCGCTCTACGCGCCCTCGCTCGGGGCGGTCTTCACTGGCGACACCCTGTTCCAGGGCGGCCCGGGGGCGACCGGGCGGTCGTACAGCGACTTCGGCACGATCGTCGAGTCGATCAGGCGGCGGCTGTTGAGCCTGCCGCCGGAGACGGTGGTGCACACCGGGCACGGTGCGAGCACCACCATCGGCGCGGAGGCGCCGCACCTCGACGAGTGGCTGGCCCGGGGGCACTGA
- a CDS encoding S-(hydroxymethyl)mycothiol dehydrogenase — translation MSQEVRGVIARAKGAPVEVATIVVPDPGPGEAVVRVQACGVCHTDLHYREGGINDDFPFLLGHEAAGIVEQVGAGVTDVEPGDFVVLNWRAVCGNCRACRRGKPWYCFATHNASQKMTLTDGTVLSPALGIGAFVEKTLVHAGQCTKVDPAARPAAVGLLGCGVMAGLGAAVNTGGVTRGDSVAVIGCGGVGDGAVAGAALAGATTIIAVDTDPRKLDWARGFGATHTVDARQTDPVEAIRELTGGHGADVVIEAVGRPETWKQAFYARDLAGTVVLVGVPTPEMKVPELPLLDVFGRGGALKSSWYGDCLPDRDFPMLTSLYLQGRLDLDAFVTEEIALDQVEDAFGKMHHGDVLRSVVIF, via the coding sequence GTGAGCCAGGAAGTACGCGGCGTCATCGCCAGGGCCAAGGGTGCGCCGGTCGAGGTGGCCACCATCGTCGTACCGGATCCCGGCCCGGGTGAGGCCGTGGTGCGGGTACAGGCCTGCGGCGTCTGCCACACCGACCTGCACTACCGGGAGGGCGGCATCAACGACGACTTCCCGTTCCTGCTCGGGCACGAGGCCGCCGGGATCGTGGAACAGGTCGGCGCGGGGGTGACCGACGTCGAGCCGGGTGACTTCGTGGTGCTCAACTGGCGGGCCGTCTGCGGCAACTGCCGGGCCTGCCGGCGCGGCAAGCCGTGGTACTGCTTCGCCACCCACAACGCCAGCCAGAAGATGACCCTGACCGACGGCACCGTACTCTCCCCGGCGCTCGGCATCGGGGCGTTCGTGGAGAAGACCCTGGTGCACGCCGGGCAGTGCACCAAGGTCGACCCGGCGGCCCGGCCGGCCGCCGTCGGGCTGCTCGGCTGCGGGGTGATGGCCGGGCTCGGCGCGGCGGTGAACACCGGCGGCGTCACCCGGGGCGACTCGGTCGCGGTCATCGGCTGCGGTGGTGTCGGCGACGGCGCGGTCGCCGGTGCGGCGCTGGCCGGCGCGACCACGATCATCGCGGTCGACACCGACCCGCGGAAGCTGGACTGGGCCAGGGGGTTCGGCGCGACGCACACCGTCGACGCCCGCCAGACCGACCCGGTGGAGGCGATCCGGGAACTGACCGGCGGGCACGGCGCCGACGTGGTGATCGAGGCGGTCGGCCGGCCGGAGACCTGGAAGCAGGCGTTCTACGCCCGCGACCTGGCCGGCACCGTCGTGCTGGTCGGGGTACCCACCCCGGAGATGAAGGTGCCCGAACTGCCGCTGCTCGACGTCTTCGGCCGGGGCGGGGCGCTCAAGTCGAGCTGGTACGGCGACTGCCTGCCGGACCGGGACTTCCCGATGCTGACCTCGCTCTACCTCCAGGGCCGGCTGGACCTGGACGCCTTCGTCACCGAGGAGATCGCCCTCGACCAGGTGGAGGACGCGTTCGGCAAGATGCACCACGGCGACGTACTGCGGTCCGTGGTGATCTTCTGA